From one Desmodus rotundus isolate HL8 chromosome X, HLdesRot8A.1, whole genome shotgun sequence genomic stretch:
- the ITGB1BP2 gene encoding integrin beta-1-binding protein 2, with translation MSLLCHNKGCGQHFDPSTNFPDSCCHHPGIPIFHDALKGWSCCRKRTVDFSEFLNIKGCTVGPHCAEKLPEAPQPEGPGTSSSLQEQTLTAIPKSAEALLRERPKSELPPKLLPLNISQALEMALEQKELDHESGAGIDSSLIRTGSSCQNPGCDAVYQGPESDATPCTYHPGAPRFHEGMKSWSCCGIQTLDFGAFLAQPGCRVGRHDWGKQLPASCRHDWHQTDSLVVVTVYGQIPLPAFNWVKASQTELHVHIVFDGNRVFQAQMKLWGVINVEQSSVSLMPSRVEISLVKADPGSWAQLEHPDALAEKAKAGVGLEMDEDESEDSDDLSWTEEEDEEEAMGE, from the exons ATGTCTCTGCTGTGCCATAACAAAGGCTGTGGGCAGCACTTTGACCCCAGTACCAACTTTCCTG ATTCCTGTTGCCATCACCCTGGGATCCCAATCTTCCACGATGCACTTAAG GGTTGGTCCTGCTGCCGGAAGCGAACTGTAGATTTCTCTGAGTTCTTAAACATCAAG GGCTGTACTGTGGGACCACACTGTGCTGAGAAGCTCCCTGAAGCCCCTCAACCTGAGGGCCCTGGCACAAGCAGTTCACTTCAGGAGCAAACACTGACTGCGATTCCAAAGTCAGCAGAGGCTTTGCTCCGGGAGAGGCCCAA GTCAGAGTTGCCTCCAAAGCTGCTTCCACTAAATATATCCCAAGCCCTGGAAATGGCATTGGAACAGAAGGAATTAGACCATGAATCTGGAGCAG GAATTGACAGTAGTCTGATCCGGACTGGTTCCAGCTGCCAGAACCCAGGATGTGATGCT GTTTACCAAGGCCCTGAGAGTGATGCTACTCCATGTACCTACCACCCAGGAGCACCTCGATTCCATGAGGG GATGAAGTCTTGGAGCTGTTGTGGCATCCAGACCCTGGATTTTGGGGCGTTCCTGGCACAGCCAGGATGCAGAGTTGGTAGGCATGACTGGGGAAAGCAG CTACCAGCGTCTTGCCGTCACGACTGGCACCAGACAGATTCCTTAGTCGTGGTGACTGTGTATGGCCAGATTCCACTTCCTGCGTTCAACTGGGTGAAGGCCAGTCAAACTGAG CTTCATGTCCACATTGTCTTTGATGGTAACCGTGTATTCCAAGCCCAGATGAAGCTCTGGGGG gTCATAAACGTGGAGCAGAGCTCTGTCTCCTTGATGCCATCTCGGGTTGAAATCTCCCTGGTGAAGGCTGACCCAGGATCCTGGGCCCAGCTGGAGCACCCTGACGCACTAGCTGAGAAGGCTAAGGCAGGGGTTGGGTTAGAGATGGATGAGGACGAATCTGAGGATTCAGATGATCTGAgctggacagaggaggaggacgaggaggaggcgATGGGGGAGTAG
- the NONO gene encoding non-POU domain-containing octamer-binding protein, translated as MQSNKTFNLEKQNHAPRKHHQHHHQQHHQQQQQQQQQQPPPPPIPANGQQASSQNEGLTIDLKNFRKPGEKTFTQRSRLFVGNLPPDITEEEMRKLFEKYGKAGEVFIHKDKGFGFIRLETRTLAEIAKVELDNMPLRGKQLRVRFACHSASLTVRNLPQYVSNELLEEAFSVFGQVERAVVIVDDRGRPSGKGIVEFSGKPAARKALDRCSEGSFLLTTFPRPVTVEPMDQLDDEEGLPEKLVIKNQQFHKEREQPPRFAQPGSFEYEYAMRWKALIEMEKQQQDQVDRNIKEAREKLEMEMEAARHEHQVMLMRQDLMRRQEELRRMEELHNQEVQKRKQLELRQEEERRRREEEMRRQQEEMMRRQQEGFKGTFPDAREQEIRMGQMAMGGAMGINNRGAMPPAPVPAGTPAPPGPATMMPDGTLGLTPPTTERFGQAATMEGIGAIGGTPPAFNRAAPGAEFAPNKRRRY; from the exons ATGCAGAGCAATAAAACCTTTAACTTGGAGAAGCAAAACCATGCTCCAAGGaagcatcatcagcatcaccacCAGCAACACcaccaacagcagcagcagcagcagcagcagcagccaccgcCACCACCAATACCTGCAAACGGGCAACAAGCCAGCAGCCAGA ATGAAGGCTTGACTATTGACCTGAAGAATTTTAGGAAACCAGGAGAGAAGACCTTCACCCAGCGTAGCCGGCTCTTTGTGGGCAATCTTCCTCCTGACATCactgaggaggaaatgaggaaactatTTGAGAAATATGGGAAGGCAGGCGAAGTCTTCATTCATAAGGATAAGGGCTTTGGCTTTATCCGCTTG GAAACAAGAACTCTGGCAGAGATTGCTAAAGTGGAGCTGGACAACATGCCACTCCGTGGAAAGCAGCTGCGTGTGCGCTTTGCCTGCCATAGTGCATCCCTTACCGTTAGAAACCTTCCTCAGTATGTGTCCAATGAACTGCTGGAGGAAGCCTTTTCTGTGTTTGGCCAGGTGGAAAGGGCCGTAGTCATTGTGGATGATCGAGGAAGGCCCTCTGGAAAAGGCATTGTTGAATTCTCAGGGAAGCCAGCTGCTCGGAAAGCTCTGGACAGATGCAGTGAAGGCTCCTTTCTGCTAACTAC ATTTCCTCGGCCTGTGACTGTGGAGCCCATGGACCAGTTAGATGATGAAGAGGGACTTCCAGAGAAGCTGGTTATAAAGAACCAGCAATTTCACAA GGAGCGGGAGCAGCCACCTAGATTTGCACAGCCTGGCTCCTTTGAGTATGAGTATGCCATGCGCTGGAAGGCACTTATTGAGATGGAGAAACAGCAGCAGGACCAAGTGGACCGCAACATCAAGGAAGCTCGTGAGAAactggagatggagatggaggcTGCTCGCCATGAGCACCAGGTCATGCTAATGAGGCAGG ATCTGATGAGGCGTCAAGAAGAACTTCGGAGGATGGAAGAGCTGCACAACCAAGAAGTGCAAAAACGAAAGCAACTGGAGCTCAG GCAGGAAGAGGAGCGCAGGCGCCGTGAAGAAGAGATGCGGAGACAGCAGGAAGAAATGATGCGGAGACAGCAGGAAGGATTCAAGGGAACCTTCCCTGATGCG agagagcaggagaTACGGATGGGCCAGATGGCTATGGGAG GTGCTATGGGCATAAATAATAGAGGCGCCATGCCCCCTGCTCCTGTGCCTGCTGGTACACCAGCTCCTCCAGGACCTGCCACTATGATGCCAGATGGAACCTTGGGATTG ACCCCACCAACTACCGAACGCTTCGGCCAAGCTGCTACAATGGAAGGAATAGGGGCAATTGGTGGAACCCCTCCTGCGTTCAACCGTGCAGCTCCTGGAGCTGAATTTGCTCCAAACAAACGTCGCCGTTACTAA